A window from Opitutia bacterium ISCC 52 encodes these proteins:
- the ligA gene encoding NAD-dependent DNA ligase LigA, with protein MADEAIQARLDELRNSIRHHNELYYREAVPEISDREYDRLKEELLKLEAQHPELVIEESLVEVVGDDRLSGFSSYTHREPMQSLDNTYSFEELEEFENRLERLLGETPKEYLVEPKIDGVAVSLTYENGLFVRAVTRGNGIEGDDITANFELIDNFPRQLSAPYPDILEVRGEIYMTNEEFERINEQRRADGQPEFANPRNLAAGTIKMLDRKEAKSRKLTWVSHGRGYCEPLSYDKLSSFFSDLDRWNFPLVENHWLVEGIHKSIEAVENLDELRKTYTYPTDGAVIKLNSLELQDQAGSTFKAPRWAIAYKFEAEQAITRLNDIAIQVGRTGTLSPVAILEPVQLAGTTVSRATLHNSDEIARKDVRIGDSVIVEKAGEIIPAIIEVVLAQRPEGAESYAFPESCPSCGTPVVRAEGEAAHRCPNTMGCPPQVRRRIQFFASRQCMDIEGLGEAVVDQLVDKEFVTTLPDLYSLKKEELLTLEKFAEKSADNLLKALEESKSRELWRLIHGFGIPHVGSSASKLLAKTFLSLSSLLEVKVDALVEAEGIGKIVAESIVSFFGDPDHKSMIEALMAAGLKTEEEPPDQSANKEAVAGKTFVLTGTLPTMKRSEAKALIEVAGGKASGSVSKKTDFLVAGESAGSKLTKAESLGVSVISESQLLDLLK; from the coding sequence ATGGCTGATGAAGCGATCCAAGCTCGACTCGATGAATTGCGAAATTCAATTCGGCATCACAACGAACTCTACTACCGGGAGGCTGTCCCAGAAATCTCTGACCGTGAATATGATCGCCTGAAAGAAGAGCTTTTGAAGCTCGAAGCACAGCATCCGGAGTTAGTAATAGAGGAATCGCTGGTCGAGGTGGTAGGTGATGACCGGCTCTCCGGATTTAGTTCTTACACACATCGCGAACCGATGCAGAGCCTGGATAATACCTACAGCTTTGAAGAACTAGAAGAATTTGAAAACCGGTTAGAACGACTCCTCGGAGAAACACCGAAAGAATATCTAGTAGAACCTAAAATCGATGGAGTAGCCGTAAGCCTGACTTACGAAAATGGATTGTTTGTCAGAGCGGTCACCCGAGGAAATGGAATTGAAGGTGATGACATCACGGCCAACTTCGAACTCATTGACAATTTCCCACGTCAACTATCGGCACCTTATCCGGATATACTAGAGGTTCGTGGAGAGATCTACATGACGAACGAGGAATTTGAACGGATCAACGAACAACGAAGAGCCGATGGTCAACCCGAGTTCGCAAACCCGCGAAACTTGGCTGCAGGCACCATAAAGATGTTGGACCGAAAGGAAGCTAAAAGCAGGAAACTGACCTGGGTTTCTCATGGCAGAGGATATTGTGAGCCTCTCAGCTATGATAAGCTTTCGAGCTTCTTTTCTGATTTGGACCGTTGGAATTTCCCTTTGGTTGAAAACCATTGGCTGGTTGAAGGAATCCACAAGAGTATCGAGGCAGTAGAAAATTTAGATGAGCTCCGAAAAACCTACACCTATCCCACGGATGGTGCGGTTATCAAACTAAACAGTTTGGAACTTCAGGATCAGGCAGGATCGACCTTTAAAGCCCCGAGGTGGGCGATCGCCTATAAGTTTGAGGCGGAACAAGCGATAACTCGATTGAATGACATCGCAATTCAAGTAGGTCGAACCGGGACCCTATCACCTGTAGCAATTTTGGAACCGGTGCAACTTGCGGGAACCACGGTATCTAGAGCTACCTTACACAACAGCGATGAGATAGCCCGCAAAGATGTCCGAATCGGGGACAGCGTCATCGTTGAAAAGGCAGGAGAAATTATTCCAGCCATCATTGAAGTCGTACTGGCTCAAAGACCCGAAGGAGCAGAATCCTACGCATTCCCAGAATCTTGCCCTTCCTGCGGAACTCCGGTTGTAAGAGCGGAGGGAGAAGCAGCACATCGCTGCCCCAATACAATGGGCTGTCCACCACAAGTGCGGCGCCGGATTCAGTTTTTCGCATCTCGTCAATGCATGGACATTGAAGGGCTAGGCGAAGCAGTAGTAGACCAGTTGGTAGACAAAGAATTCGTTACTACACTTCCCGATCTGTATTCCTTAAAAAAAGAGGAGTTATTAACTCTGGAAAAATTCGCCGAGAAGTCCGCTGACAATTTGCTCAAGGCACTGGAAGAGAGTAAGAGCCGGGAACTCTGGCGTCTCATACATGGATTTGGCATTCCTCATGTCGGGTCTTCTGCATCGAAGTTGCTTGCGAAGACTTTTTTAAGCCTGAGCTCCTTGCTCGAAGTAAAAGTTGATGCCCTCGTCGAAGCTGAGGGGATCGGGAAAATCGTGGCAGAAAGTATCGTTTCTTTTTTTGGTGATCCTGATCATAAATCTATGATCGAGGCTTTGATGGCAGCAGGGCTGAAAACCGAAGAAGAGCCACCTGACCAAAGTGCTAACAAAGAAGCGGTCGCAGGGAAAACTTTCGTCCTGACAGGTACGCTACCCACGATGAAGCGAAGCGAAGCCAAAGCACTTATCGAAGTAGCGGGTGGAAAAGCCAGTGGCTCAGTTAGTAAAAAGACGGACTTCCTGGTAGCCGGTGAGAGCGCAGGTTCAAAACTAACCAAGGCAGAATCTCTTGGAGTCTCAGTGATCAGTGAATCCCAACTGCTCGATCTGCTAAAATAA
- a CDS encoding VanZ family protein, whose translation MKRWIWPLILAGTIFMASGSSSIVGPDIVSIDKVAHFLIFGLIGILVLRCRKSVTWKWAICAFLITSGYGAFDEFRQSFTPGRSVEWYDWYAGTSGAFLSIFLYKVVPLYSKLLEMKFTSKSGQAETALNN comes from the coding sequence ATGAAACGCTGGATCTGGCCACTTATATTAGCAGGCACGATTTTCATGGCATCCGGCTCAAGCTCAATCGTCGGTCCAGATATAGTGAGTATCGATAAGGTCGCTCACTTTTTAATCTTTGGGCTAATCGGAATTCTTGTTCTCCGATGCAGAAAATCCGTTACCTGGAAGTGGGCCATCTGCGCTTTTCTTATCACTTCTGGCTACGGCGCCTTTGATGAATTCCGGCAGTCATTTACTCCAGGTAGATCTGTTGAGTGGTATGACTGGTATGCAGGCACTTCCGGCGCTTTTCTTTCAATTTTCCTCTACAAGGTCGTTCCCCTCTATTCGAAGCTATTAGAAATGAAATTCACCAGTAAATCTGGACAAGCAGAAACAGCTCTAAACAATTAA
- a CDS encoding argininosuccinate synthase, producing the protein MKIVLAYSGGLDTSVLVRWLKDHYNAEIITFAADVGQEEELNGLEEKAKATGASEHHTIDLVEEFASDFIYPIIRANAIYEGQYLLGTSIARPLIAKAQIEIARKAGATAVAHGATGKGNDQVRFELTYAAMAPDLQVISPWRMEVFRQAFPGRTEMIDYCAANDIDVEASASKPYSMDRNLLHISYEAGILEDPWFDPTTPDNKSMYKLSVDPEDAPDEAEYLELDFEKGDCVAVNGEAGNPASIFKKLNAIAGKHGIGRVDIVENRFVGMKSRGVYETPAGTILIHGHRQLETLTMDRDLMHLRDSLIPKYAELVYNGFWYAPEREALQALIDNSQQSVTGTVRLKLYKGSITTVGRKSPYSLYDEDVASMEGVDSDYNPDDAGGFIRLQGLRLRARHKAHKDLLKDYE; encoded by the coding sequence ATGAAAATCGTACTCGCATACTCAGGCGGACTAGACACTTCGGTCTTAGTCCGTTGGCTTAAGGATCATTACAACGCAGAGATCATCACCTTTGCGGCAGATGTTGGACAAGAAGAGGAGCTCAATGGTCTTGAAGAGAAAGCCAAAGCAACAGGCGCATCGGAGCACCATACCATCGATTTAGTAGAAGAGTTCGCTAGTGATTTTATTTATCCTATCATCAGAGCCAATGCGATTTATGAAGGACAGTACTTATTGGGAACTTCCATCGCACGTCCTCTCATAGCCAAAGCTCAAATTGAAATTGCCCGTAAAGCAGGAGCAACTGCAGTTGCCCATGGTGCAACTGGCAAAGGCAATGACCAAGTCCGTTTTGAACTGACCTATGCGGCGATGGCACCCGACCTTCAGGTTATTTCCCCATGGCGTATGGAAGTTTTCCGTCAGGCATTTCCAGGACGCACAGAGATGATCGACTACTGCGCAGCCAATGACATCGATGTTGAAGCCTCTGCTTCCAAGCCCTACTCGATGGACCGTAATCTCCTGCACATATCCTATGAAGCTGGGATTCTAGAAGACCCATGGTTCGATCCCACTACACCCGATAACAAATCCATGTATAAACTGTCAGTCGACCCAGAAGATGCGCCCGATGAAGCAGAGTATTTAGAGCTGGATTTCGAAAAAGGTGATTGTGTAGCGGTCAATGGAGAAGCTGGAAATCCAGCTTCCATTTTCAAAAAGCTAAACGCGATTGCAGGCAAACATGGCATTGGTCGCGTAGACATTGTAGAAAATCGTTTTGTCGGGATGAAGAGCCGCGGCGTTTACGAAACACCGGCTGGCACCATTCTAATTCATGGGCATCGTCAATTGGAGACCCTGACCATGGATCGCGACCTCATGCACTTACGCGATAGCCTGATCCCCAAATATGCAGAGCTGGTTTACAATGGTTTCTGGTATGCTCCGGAAAGAGAGGCATTACAGGCTTTGATCGACAACAGTCAGCAATCTGTAACGGGCACTGTCCGATTGAAACTTTACAAAGGAAGTATCACAACAGTGGGACGCAAATCGCCTTATTCACTTTACGACGAAGATGTGGCGTCCATGGAGGGAGTCGACAGCGACTATAATCCAGACGACGCAGGCGGATTCATCCGTTTGCAAGGCCTCAGATTGAGGGCTCGCCACAAGGCGCACAAAGACCTTTTGAAAGATTACGAATAG
- the argF gene encoding ornithine carbamoyltransferase, translated as MRHFLKSTDFSPQEVEEVFNLARDLKKQRGRIDSEWLEEQFWGMLFFKSSTRTRVSFEVGIQELAGKVLYLNKNDVQISRGESIADSARVLSRYLHGIVIRCYDHNVLEEFAEMGSMPVINALSDYLHPCQIYADAFTMVERWAMDGPLSESLKGRKIAFLGDTACNMGNSWILGGALFGMQVALSGPQGYEPGDEIKEEFRKSGLDPSWTFYSDPMKAVKDADVVYTDVWVSMGMEDEEEERLKTFSPYQVNEQIMQNAKPDALFMHCLPAHPGQEVTQEVLDSPASIIFDQAENRLHIQKAILAMLAKING; from the coding sequence ATGAGACACTTTCTAAAATCAACGGATTTTTCCCCTCAAGAAGTCGAAGAAGTTTTCAACCTAGCTCGTGACTTGAAAAAGCAACGGGGCCGAATCGACTCGGAATGGCTGGAAGAACAGTTTTGGGGGATGCTCTTTTTCAAATCGAGTACGCGTACTAGAGTCTCATTTGAAGTAGGTATTCAGGAGCTTGCAGGTAAAGTCCTATACTTGAACAAAAACGATGTACAGATAAGCCGAGGCGAAAGTATTGCCGATTCTGCGCGCGTCCTCTCACGCTACTTACATGGGATTGTTATCCGCTGCTATGATCACAATGTCTTAGAGGAGTTTGCAGAAATGGGTTCGATGCCTGTTATCAATGCCCTCTCCGATTACCTTCATCCCTGCCAGATTTATGCCGACGCATTCACCATGGTCGAACGCTGGGCAATGGACGGGCCATTGTCAGAGTCTCTCAAAGGCCGGAAGATTGCTTTCCTAGGTGACACCGCTTGCAATATGGGAAATTCATGGATACTAGGTGGAGCATTATTCGGCATGCAAGTAGCCTTGTCAGGTCCCCAGGGCTATGAACCCGGAGACGAGATTAAGGAAGAGTTTCGAAAATCAGGACTGGATCCTAGCTGGACATTTTATTCGGATCCGATGAAGGCAGTGAAAGATGCAGATGTGGTGTATACGGATGTTTGGGTAAGTATGGGCATGGAAGATGAAGAGGAAGAAAGGCTTAAGACTTTTAGCCCCTACCAAGTGAATGAGCAAATCATGCAAAATGCCAAACCAGATGCACTCTTCATGCACTGCCTTCCTGCTCACCCAGGTCAGGAAGTAACTCAGGAGGTACTGGACAGTCCGGCCTCCATCATTTTCGATCAAGCTGAGAATCGGCTTCACATACAAAAGGCCATTCTCGCCATGCTCGCAAAAATCAACGGCTAA
- a CDS encoding acetylornithine/succinylornithine family transaminase, giving the protein MKFTKNTEEQYEAYRLKNYGVPSITLVKGENEKVWDDQGNEYLDFVTGIATASLGHCHPNLVQAIKDQASRLIHVSNLYRMQAQGNLCEALVSRAGPGGLFFCNSGAEASETLIKLSRLFGNKMNASENPSNKVIVFNNGFHGRTFGGMSATPQAKIQQGFFPMLNNFPVAQLNDMESVEALADDDTVAILIEPIQGEGGIHVASETFLQDLRQFCTDKGLLLLVDEVQSGTGRTGTFFAHESAGIKADAIGMAKGLGGGFPIGAVWVSETHADLFTPGSHGSTFGGNPMACAAALAVLETIEKENLLQRVRDLSRAWIGQLNHLAEKYDSLLEIRGRGFLIGMDFAEDPTAIQNDLQSRGLLTVRAGGNILRLLPPLTVPEKSLHQSVEIIDAALAQHASLATTL; this is encoded by the coding sequence ATGAAATTTACCAAAAATACAGAAGAACAATACGAGGCGTATCGGCTAAAAAACTACGGTGTGCCATCAATAACGCTCGTTAAAGGCGAAAATGAAAAGGTCTGGGACGACCAAGGAAACGAGTACCTCGATTTTGTAACAGGTATCGCGACTGCATCACTCGGACACTGTCATCCTAATTTAGTTCAGGCGATTAAAGACCAAGCCAGCAGGTTGATCCACGTTAGCAACCTCTATCGGATGCAAGCTCAGGGGAATCTTTGTGAGGCATTAGTATCACGAGCTGGACCGGGTGGCCTCTTCTTTTGCAACAGCGGGGCAGAAGCCAGTGAAACACTCATTAAGCTCTCCAGATTGTTCGGTAACAAAATGAACGCGTCTGAGAACCCCTCGAACAAAGTCATCGTCTTCAATAATGGATTCCATGGACGGACATTCGGAGGTATGAGCGCAACTCCTCAGGCTAAAATTCAACAAGGGTTCTTTCCCATGCTGAATAACTTTCCTGTAGCTCAGCTCAACGACATGGAAAGCGTGGAAGCCTTGGCAGACGATGATACGGTGGCTATTCTTATAGAGCCCATTCAAGGCGAGGGCGGCATCCACGTTGCCTCAGAAACTTTCCTTCAGGACCTCAGACAATTTTGTACAGACAAGGGGTTGTTACTCCTAGTCGACGAAGTACAAAGTGGCACCGGTCGAACCGGAACATTTTTTGCCCACGAATCCGCCGGTATCAAAGCAGACGCAATCGGCATGGCGAAAGGACTTGGCGGAGGATTCCCTATCGGGGCGGTATGGGTATCAGAGACCCATGCCGACCTATTCACTCCCGGCAGCCATGGAAGTACGTTTGGCGGAAACCCAATGGCCTGCGCTGCCGCTCTTGCTGTTTTGGAAACTATTGAAAAAGAAAACCTCCTACAAAGGGTCCGCGACTTGAGTCGCGCTTGGATTGGACAACTTAATCATTTAGCAGAGAAATATGATTCTCTACTAGAGATAAGAGGGAGAGGCTTTTTAATAGGAATGGATTTTGCAGAGGACCCAACCGCCATTCAAAACGATTTGCAGTCTCGGGGTCTGTTAACTGTTAGAGCCGGAGGGAATATTCTGCGCCTCTTACCGCCCTTAACCGTACCCGAAAAGAGCCTACATCAATCCGTCGAAATCATTGATGCTGCTTTAGCTCAACATGCCTCATTGGCAACCACCCTTTAA
- the argB gene encoding acetylglutamate kinase, whose protein sequence is MQIVTTPSEEEVIAKAKVLLEALSYIQQFKDSIFVVKYGGSFMDDPDPEVRNRVAEDIVFLAAVGIHVVVVHGGGKAISASMEKAGIKPVFINGLRYTDRETVSIVEKTLNKSVNLDICELVQAKLGKPLGMAGQTLFSCTKLEKDAEGNPVDLGFVGRVKSVESRLIKRAISQGYTPIISPIGSDEHDNLYNINADVAAAHVACHLRARRLVYMTDVPGLLRDPEDHKSIISTLRASEVDSLKQEGIIGKGMLPKVDSAIQALHEGVHRVHFVHGRLPHSILLEIFTDKGVGTEIVH, encoded by the coding sequence ATGCAAATCGTCACTACTCCCTCAGAAGAAGAAGTCATCGCCAAGGCTAAGGTCCTCCTGGAAGCACTTTCCTATATCCAGCAATTTAAAGACAGCATCTTTGTAGTAAAATACGGAGGAAGCTTCATGGACGATCCAGATCCAGAAGTTAGAAATCGAGTGGCAGAGGACATCGTTTTCCTCGCAGCTGTTGGAATTCATGTCGTCGTCGTTCATGGCGGAGGAAAAGCCATCAGTGCATCCATGGAAAAAGCAGGCATTAAGCCCGTGTTTATCAATGGACTTCGATACACGGATAGAGAAACCGTTTCCATTGTCGAAAAGACACTCAACAAGTCGGTCAATCTAGATATCTGCGAATTGGTGCAAGCCAAGCTCGGGAAACCTCTGGGTATGGCCGGACAAACGCTATTCTCCTGCACCAAACTTGAAAAAGACGCAGAAGGAAATCCCGTCGATCTCGGCTTTGTCGGCCGAGTTAAAAGCGTGGAATCGCGCCTGATCAAGCGAGCCATTTCCCAAGGTTATACACCCATCATCTCTCCCATCGGCAGTGATGAGCACGACAATTTGTACAATATCAATGCCGACGTAGCAGCTGCTCATGTAGCATGCCATCTACGTGCCCGACGATTGGTTTATATGACCGATGTGCCAGGTCTACTCCGAGATCCCGAAGACCATAAGTCTATCATCTCAACACTGCGCGCCAGTGAAGTTGATTCGCTTAAACAAGAAGGAATCATTGGAAAGGGAATGCTCCCAAAAGTAGACTCGGCCATTCAAGCCCTGCACGAAGGCGTTCATCGAGTTCACTTCGTACACGGCAGACTCCCACACAGCATTCTCCTCGAAATTTTTACGGACAAGGGTGTGGGAACAGAAATCGTTCACTAG
- the argC gene encoding N-acetyl-gamma-glutamyl-phosphate reductase, translating into MKTGIVGASGYSGEVLLSLLLDHPNITLTTVTSRSLVGQSVESVFPSLRNRGKGLEFSASNPEELAANQELDLVFLALPHGVASEYAIPLCEAGKKVIDLSADFRLNSPDIYEDYYGHPHPNPDWLAKSSYVIPEITEDGWQKDNLIAAPGCYPTSILMPLLPLMKEKIIGATGIVINSMSGVSGAGRKLAEDFLYCERNESAKAYGLVKHRHLSEIEEQLSLSAEAKVVVQFTPHLSPMNRGIVTTIVVPGAGDHLAEAYATWQNYYYDKPFVSLLESGTTPDSKWVCQTNRVDFSAIADPRTGNLIITSAEDNLMKGAAGQAIQIMNVWHGFDETAGLL; encoded by the coding sequence ATGAAAACAGGCATAGTCGGCGCATCCGGTTATTCCGGAGAGGTACTACTCTCCCTATTACTGGATCATCCCAATATAACGCTTACCACCGTTACTTCCAGGTCTCTGGTCGGTCAGTCCGTTGAATCAGTATTCCCTTCACTTAGAAATCGAGGCAAGGGACTAGAGTTTTCTGCATCTAACCCAGAAGAGCTAGCCGCGAACCAAGAGCTAGATCTCGTCTTTCTCGCTTTGCCGCATGGGGTTGCCAGCGAATATGCGATACCCTTGTGCGAAGCTGGGAAAAAGGTAATCGATCTGAGCGCAGATTTTCGGCTCAACTCCCCCGATATCTACGAAGACTACTACGGCCATCCCCATCCAAACCCGGATTGGTTGGCAAAATCTTCCTACGTCATCCCCGAGATTACTGAAGACGGTTGGCAAAAAGATAATTTGATCGCGGCTCCCGGCTGCTATCCAACAAGTATTCTTATGCCCCTTCTCCCTCTAATGAAGGAGAAGATCATCGGGGCAACTGGAATTGTCATTAACTCAATGAGTGGGGTAAGCGGAGCAGGCAGAAAACTAGCCGAAGACTTCCTCTACTGCGAGAGGAATGAAAGCGCCAAAGCGTACGGGTTGGTAAAACATAGGCATCTTTCAGAAATCGAAGAACAGCTGAGTTTGTCTGCCGAAGCTAAAGTGGTCGTTCAATTTACACCACACTTGTCTCCCATGAATAGAGGTATCGTCACTACCATTGTAGTTCCTGGAGCGGGCGATCATTTGGCTGAAGCATACGCAACTTGGCAGAATTACTACTATGACAAGCCCTTCGTTTCTCTGCTTGAGTCAGGCACAACTCCTGATTCCAAATGGGTTTGCCAGACCAATCGGGTTGATTTCTCAGCTATAGCCGACCCACGGACAGGCAATTTGATCATCACTTCTGCGGAAGACAATTTGATGAAGGGAGCTGCAGGTCAGGCCATTCAGATAATGAATGTATGGCACGGTTTCGACGAAACCGCGGGACTACTCTAA
- the rpsI gene encoding 30S ribosomal protein S9, which translates to MSTTTVYLGTGRRKTASARVRLSEGEGKIQVNDKELNDYFSLDQAVRVVEGPFNTIEQKGKFDVIARVEGGGVNGQAEACAHGIARALLKFDEELRAPLKKAGHLRRDPRRRERKKAGQPGARKRFQFSKR; encoded by the coding sequence ATGAGTACTACTACGGTATATTTAGGAACGGGTCGTCGCAAAACAGCGTCGGCACGAGTACGTCTTTCTGAAGGAGAAGGAAAAATTCAGGTCAACGACAAGGAGCTGAATGATTACTTCAGCCTCGACCAAGCTGTACGGGTGGTTGAAGGCCCTTTTAACACAATTGAACAAAAAGGAAAATTTGACGTTATCGCCAGAGTTGAAGGTGGCGGGGTAAATGGCCAAGCAGAAGCTTGTGCTCATGGAATTGCCCGGGCACTTCTCAAATTCGACGAAGAACTGAGAGCTCCTTTGAAGAAAGCTGGTCACCTCCGACGAGACCCTCGCCGCCGCGAGCGTAAAAAGGCAGGTCAACCAGGAGCCCGTAAACGCTTCCAATTCTCAAAGCGTTAA
- the rplM gene encoding 50S ribosomal protein L13, with amino-acid sequence MKTTLAKKENVQRKWYVVDAAGQNLGRLSVKIANILRGRDKPTYTPHVDTGDFVIVVNAEKIAVTGKKEEQKNYMFYTGWVGNEYYRTLADFREKRPDFIMRHSVKGMMPRNNLGRQMLRKLKVYTGPSHPHEAQEPIAL; translated from the coding sequence ATGAAAACCACGTTAGCAAAAAAAGAGAACGTCCAAAGGAAATGGTACGTCGTTGACGCTGCCGGCCAGAATCTAGGTCGACTGTCTGTCAAGATCGCCAATATCCTGCGTGGTCGCGACAAGCCCACATATACACCACATGTGGACACAGGTGACTTTGTCATTGTTGTTAACGCCGAAAAAATTGCCGTTACAGGTAAGAAGGAAGAGCAGAAAAACTATATGTTCTATACTGGCTGGGTAGGTAACGAATACTACAGGACACTCGCTGATTTCCGCGAAAAACGCCCAGACTTTATAATGCGGCACTCCGTTAAAGGCATGATGCCTCGGAACAACCTCGGCAGACAAATGCTCAGGAAGCTGAAAGTTTATACTGGCCCATCACACCCGCATGAAGCCCAAGAGCCAATCGCGCTATAA
- a CDS encoding TorF family putative porin: MKKLLVIAAFLAAFSSVNAETNMSASVGYDSKYVFRGVELADESMTVSLDVEFDDAYLGMWTNQPITSGIDNEFDFYGGMGFDVAEGITMDVGGTLYYYPESGGSSETFEIYTGFAFDTDLNPAFYIYYDLDLEALTFEGSVGHSYEMDEKSSLDVAAFYGHVDGDGFNYSYYGASLDVVYSLSDSSAASVGVRYTNASNDLADKVYFGAAVSTGF, translated from the coding sequence ATGAAAAAGCTACTAGTAATCGCTGCTTTCCTTGCAGCTTTCTCCTCAGTAAACGCTGAGACCAATATGTCAGCATCTGTTGGCTACGATTCAAAATACGTCTTTCGCGGTGTTGAACTCGCGGATGAAAGCATGACCGTGTCACTGGACGTCGAATTCGACGATGCATACTTGGGAATGTGGACTAACCAGCCTATCACCAGCGGCATCGACAATGAGTTCGATTTCTACGGCGGCATGGGTTTTGACGTTGCGGAAGGTATCACCATGGACGTTGGAGGAACTCTTTACTACTATCCAGAATCAGGAGGTAGTTCAGAAACATTCGAAATCTACACTGGTTTCGCCTTCGATACTGACTTGAATCCAGCATTCTATATCTATTACGATTTAGATCTAGAAGCTCTGACCTTCGAAGGTTCAGTAGGACACAGCTACGAAATGGATGAAAAATCATCCCTCGATGTGGCTGCATTCTACGGACATGTTGATGGCGACGGATTCAACTACAGCTATTATGGTGCTTCTCTCGATGTTGTTTACAGCTTGAGCGACTCATCAGCTGCCAGCGTAGGTGTCCGATACACCAACGCTTCAAACGACCTGGCCGACAAGGTCTACTTTGGTGCTGCTGTTAGCACTGGATTCTAA
- a CDS encoding DUF423 domain-containing protein has translation MLKFAAVAGVFGFLGVLLGAFGAHGLEKRLSTNGHIDTWETATLYLFVHALALLATASLGNAGKVKGLPKVAMFWIAGVILFSGSLYVLALTNVSKLGMITPFGGLCFLIGWALLVWNIYSTWKTTSEIT, from the coding sequence ATGTTAAAATTCGCTGCAGTTGCTGGTGTTTTCGGGTTTCTTGGGGTGCTTTTGGGTGCCTTTGGCGCTCATGGTCTGGAAAAACGGCTTTCAACCAATGGGCATATAGATACCTGGGAAACCGCTACTCTCTACCTGTTTGTGCATGCGTTGGCTTTATTGGCCACTGCAAGCCTAGGGAATGCAGGTAAGGTAAAAGGACTTCCTAAGGTGGCCATGTTTTGGATTGCTGGAGTGATCCTTTTCTCCGGGTCCCTATATGTACTTGCTCTGACAAACGTGTCCAAATTGGGGATGATTACTCCTTTTGGTGGCCTGTGCTTCCTTATTGGTTGGGCCCTTCTTGTCTGGAATATATATAGTACTTGGAAAACCACTAGTGAAATTACCTAA